One genomic window of Mastomys coucha isolate ucsf_1 unplaced genomic scaffold, UCSF_Mcou_1 pScaffold8, whole genome shotgun sequence includes the following:
- the LOC116083953 gene encoding zinc finger protein 420-like, with protein MEGLLSFRDVAIDFSAEECECLNSAQWNLYRDVMLENYSHLVFLGLAFSKPYLVTFLEQRQEPWNVKEPATEAAYPGIKPYKFKECGKTFSWNSLLLQHHKIHPGAKLYKCDECGKTFNVRSTLYKHHRTHTGEKPYKCKECGKAFTCSSSLNQHHRIHTGEKPYKCECGKAFNNSSALTQHQRIHTGERPYKCEECGKAFNNCSARTRHQRIHTGERPYKCAQCGKTFNFPTSLSQHQRIHTGEKPYKCEECGKAFNCSSHLKQHRIIHTGKKPYKCKECSKAFNCSSSLNQHRRIHTGEKRYICEECGKAFNNCSALTQHQRIHSGEKPYKCEECGKAFYNCSALSRHQKIHTGEKPYKCADCGKAFIFRSSLSQHQRIHTGEKPYKCKECGKAFNCSSHLNQHGRIHSGEKPYKCEECGQMFICSSYLHKHQKIHAIEKLYECKECGKTFSCSSYLKYHQRFHTGGKSYTCKECDKTFRSSSYLRNHQRFHTGEKPYTCKECGKAFVNSSSLLVHQRIHTGEKPYKCKECGKAFRCSSYFKYHQRLHTGEKPYTCKDCGKAFAKSSCLILHQRIHTGEKPYKCEECGQAFICSSYLRKHQRIHTGEKPYTCEECGKAFSIYSTFAQHQRIHTGEKPYKCKECDKAFNNHSALIKHQRIHTGEKPYTCKECSKAFNNSSSLIRHQRIHIGIETLEIQGIWQGL; from the exons ggaCTGCTCTCCTTCAGGGATGTGGCCATTGATTTTTCTGCAGAGGAATGTGAATGCTTGAACTCTGCTCAGTGGAATCTGTACAGGGATGTGATGTTGGAGAATTACAGCCACCTTGTGTTCCTGG GGCTTGCTTTCTCTAAGCCGTACTTGGTCACATTTCTTGAGCAAAGACAAGAACCCTGGAATGTGAAGGAACCAGCAACAGAAGCAGCATATCCAG GAATAAAACCTTACAAATTTAAAGAATGTGGCAAGACCTTTTCTTGGAACTCACTGCTTCTTCAACACCATAAAATTCATCCTGGAGCAAAACTTTACAAGTGTGATGAATGTGGCAAGACCTTTAATGTTCGATCAACACTGTATAAACACCATagaactcatactggagagaaaccctacaaatgtaaaGAATGTGGCAAAGCTTTTACGTGTTCTTCAAGCCTTAACCAACACCATAGAATTCACACTGgggagaaaccctacaaatgtgaatgtggcaaagcctttaaTAATTCTTCAGCACTTACTCAGCACCAAAGAATCCATACAGGAGAGAGACCATACAAGTGTGAAgagtgtggcaaagcctttaaCAATTGCTCAGCCCGTACGCGGCACCAAAGAATCCATACTGGAGAAAGGCCCTACAAATGTGCACAATGTGGCAAGACCTTTAATTTTCCTACATCACTCTCTCAGCAccagagaattcatactggagaaaaaccctacaaatgtgaagaatgtggcaaagcctttaaCTGTTCTTCACATCTTAAACAACACCGAATTATTCATACTGGAAAGAAGCCCTACAAATGTAAAGAATGTAGCAAAGCTTTTAACTGTTCTTCAAGTCTTAACCAACACCGTAGAATTCACACTGGGGAGAAACGCTACATATGTGAggaatgtggcaaagcctttaaTAACTGCTCAGCTCTTACTCAACACCAAAGAATTCACAGTGGAGAGAAGCCCTATAAATGTGAAGAGTGTGGCAAAGCCTTTTATAATTGCTCAGCCCTTTCTCGGCACCaaaaaattcatactggagaaaaaccttaTAAATGTGCAGACTGTGGCAAGGCTTTTATTTTTCGCTCATCACTCTCTCAACAccagagaattcatactggagagaaaccctacaaatgcaaagaatgtggcaaagcctttaaCTGTTCATCTCACCTTAACCAGCATGGAAGAATTCACagtggagagaaaccttataaatgtGAAGAGTGTGGCCAGATGTTCATCTGTTCTTCATACCTACATAAGCATCAGAAGATTCATGCTATTGAGAAACTCTATGAATGCAAAGAATGTGGTAAAACCTTTAGTTGTTCTTCATACCTTAAGTATCATCAGAGATTTCATACTGGGGGAAAATCCTACACGTGCAAAGAATGTGACAAAACCTTTAGGTCATCTTCTTACCTTAGAAATCATCAGAGatttcatactggagagaaaccctacacaTGCAAagaatgtggcaaagcctttgtTAATTCTTCAAGCCTTCTTGTACACCaaagaattcacactggagagaaaccatacaaATGCAAAGAATGTGGCAAGGCCTTTAGATGTTCGTCATATTTTAAGTATCATCAGAGacttcatactggagagaaaccctacacaTGCAAAGATTGTGGGAAAGCTTTTGCTAAATCTTCATGTCTTATTTTACACCAAAGAATTCATACTGGGGAAAAACCCTACAAATGTGAAGAGTGTGGCCAGGCCTTTATCTGTTCTTCATACCTGAGGAAGCATCAGAGAATCCACACTGGTGAGAAACCATACACATGTGAAGAATGTGGCAAAGCTTTTAGCATTTATTCAACCTTCGCTCAACAccagagaattcatactggagaaaaaccttaTAAATGCAAGGAATGTGATAAAGCATTTAATAATCATTCAGCCCTAATTAAACATCaaagaattcacactggagagaaaccctatacaTGCAAAGAATGTAGTAAAGCTTTTAATAATAGCTCAAGTCTTATTCGACATCAACGAATTCATATTGGAATTGAAACCCTAGAAATTCAAGGAATTTGGCAAGGCCTTTAG